A single region of the Massilia sp. erpn genome encodes:
- a CDS encoding penicillin-binding transpeptidase domain-containing protein, which translates to MPRFFTLFRQALGCAGHAGRAWRRRANLRAGRRQAGSPVRRGLTAAPARSWGRWPAGVLALLLALGGAALLVWHARRLGESSVSTADAVAQQQAANIYQAALPGARFSVPSTVGVSIELQVNGALLMVSGLRAGPAQRVDLCNQMRDAQSGRLLPLRIGYRFADVERWVERGRDGGVPLALRNVLLVSDRASDAMPEVQLSGTARADFADPLSEPLKLSWRGRQGTVRWLGDASLGQPAEGVSGEVEVRQQGWLIWGTQALRIERRASGACPQAGELVVQLFRAAEGAAAAKALVVAFPARGKAVIAWLPAGDYAIPGTPRPALEDETLFDALLARGLVRLDADGSIEAAPRDLALWRAAPDSARAADLARWQQAQLDDGDRSLLKRLYRQADGVYVRQQIDIFNSERRLLAWRVPGEGAAADGGPEWRASAGGSPLPAGASMPPLAARLFADLPQGWAPWSRVLQWPAALARQPLRLTLDLPRPASGGERLRLMLLGRASAANGATLRADPACSGRACSRPDDAQILTLTLQAGARSVALEVQPLIPSASAAGADQQYRHLRVSAGRMVWQRLPDPVRTPVGTAARNDAVVVGAQAAAVGANPGAAAFNKGLGVAIAAVRLQDRNGTLLWADGTATAAAREAGLATMLGLAPGHASSIAGMLARLPQGGEARLTLDLPLQALSQRILDCAGMRHGRWDGAACSATREIPVGRRAGLVILDAENGDILAAAGAGTGEANGANWAEIRDFDRANPARSPLRLPALQHDGGAHQSPGSTFKVVTALGLEMAARKDAQMDAMLGGLPLAALNGVARQRGFAFETSAASYPAAAASAQRARITNYREQGLDRRAQEGKLGLAQAMTYSLNTWFAWSAELSDRSLFGRAEGGAPDLQALEPGALDGVRPIVAAARLLGFEQPLRLDGGLLPPDFNWQAYDALQSTPAHMDPIHTRHELRQMAIGLRMQATPLQMALASAAVGQGRVVVPRLLLQLDGKEARNEAGARLEMRLDRIRAGMKGVVERGTAATAFGGVALAALKPGLYGKTGTAPVTEQEGTVWFTGWLEPGSLPKQQRRLAFAVFVSHSPGSGGEHAAPVLAAILASLADQNVEKRGK; encoded by the coding sequence ATGCCACGTTTCTTCACACTTTTTCGCCAGGCCTTGGGCTGTGCGGGCCATGCGGGCCGCGCATGGCGCCGCCGCGCCAATTTGCGCGCGGGCCGCCGTCAGGCCGGCAGTCCGGTGCGGCGCGGCTTGACAGCGGCACCGGCCAGGAGCTGGGGGCGCTGGCCGGCGGGTGTGTTGGCGCTGCTGCTGGCCCTGGGCGGGGCGGCGCTGCTGGTCTGGCATGCGCGCCGGCTAGGGGAGTCCAGCGTCAGCACGGCCGATGCGGTGGCGCAGCAGCAGGCGGCGAATATCTACCAGGCGGCGCTGCCGGGGGCGCGCTTCAGCGTGCCGTCGACAGTGGGTGTTTCTATTGAATTGCAAGTTAATGGGGCACTGCTGATGGTTTCAGGCTTGCGCGCGGGGCCGGCGCAGCGCGTGGACCTGTGCAATCAGATGCGCGACGCGCAGAGTGGGCGTTTGCTGCCTTTGCGGATCGGCTACCGCTTTGCCGATGTCGAGCGCTGGGTGGAACGGGGCCGGGACGGTGGCGTGCCGCTCGCCTTGCGCAATGTGCTGCTGGTATCGGATAGGGCGTCGGATGCGATGCCCGAGGTGCAGCTCAGCGGTACGGCGCGCGCCGATTTCGCCGATCCGCTGAGCGAACCGCTGAAACTGAGCTGGCGCGGCAGGCAAGGCACGGTGCGCTGGCTCGGCGACGCGAGCCTGGGGCAGCCGGCTGAAGGCGTCAGCGGCGAAGTGGAGGTGCGCCAGCAGGGCTGGCTGATATGGGGCACGCAGGCCTTGCGCATCGAGCGGCGCGCCAGCGGCGCCTGTCCGCAGGCGGGGGAGCTGGTGGTGCAGCTGTTCCGGGCTGCCGAAGGCGCTGCCGCCGCCAAGGCGCTGGTGGTGGCCTTCCCCGCGCGCGGCAAGGCGGTCATCGCATGGCTGCCGGCCGGCGACTATGCGATTCCCGGCACGCCCCGTCCCGCGCTGGAGGATGAGACCCTGTTCGATGCCCTGCTGGCCCGGGGCCTGGTGCGCCTGGACGCCGATGGCAGCATCGAGGCTGCGCCGCGCGACCTGGCGCTGTGGCGGGCCGCGCCTGATTCCGCGCGCGCCGCCGATCTGGCGCGCTGGCAGCAGGCGCAACTCGACGATGGGGACCGCAGCCTGCTGAAACGCCTCTACCGCCAGGCCGATGGCGTCTATGTGCGCCAGCAGATCGATATTTTCAATAGCGAGCGCCGGCTGCTGGCCTGGCGCGTTCCGGGCGAGGGCGCGGCGGCGGATGGCGGGCCGGAATGGCGCGCATCGGCAGGCGGCAGCCCTTTGCCTGCGGGAGCTTCGATGCCGCCTTTGGCTGCGCGCTTGTTTGCCGATCTGCCGCAGGGCTGGGCGCCGTGGTCGCGCGTGCTGCAATGGCCGGCGGCGCTGGCGCGCCAGCCGCTGCGGCTGACTTTGGACTTGCCCCGTCCCGCCAGTGGCGGCGAGCGTTTGCGGCTGATGCTGCTGGGTCGGGCCAGTGCCGCCAACGGCGCCACCTTGCGCGCCGACCCGGCCTGCAGCGGCCGTGCATGCAGCCGCCCGGACGATGCGCAAATCCTGACGCTGACGCTGCAAGCCGGTGCGCGCAGCGTGGCGCTGGAGGTGCAGCCGCTTATTCCATCCGCCAGCGCTGCCGGCGCCGATCAGCAGTACCGTCATCTGCGGGTGAGCGCCGGCCGTATGGTCTGGCAGCGCCTGCCCGATCCGGTGCGCACGCCGGTGGGAACGGCTGCACGTAATGATGCCGTCGTCGTGGGCGCTCAGGCGGCGGCGGTGGGGGCGAATCCCGGCGCTGCCGCGTTCAACAAGGGCCTGGGCGTGGCCATCGCCGCTGTCCGGCTGCAGGATCGCAATGGCACGCTGCTATGGGCGGATGGCACAGCCACCGCCGCGGCCAGGGAAGCGGGGCTGGCGACCATGCTGGGACTGGCGCCCGGCCACGCCAGCAGCATCGCCGGCATGCTGGCGCGCCTGCCGCAGGGCGGCGAGGCGCGTCTGACGCTCGATCTTCCTTTGCAGGCTTTGAGCCAGCGCATCCTCGATTGCGCAGGCATGCGCCATGGACGCTGGGATGGCGCCGCATGCAGCGCAACGCGTGAGATTCCGGTGGGCCGCCGCGCCGGTCTGGTGATTCTCGATGCCGAAAACGGCGATATTCTTGCCGCCGCCGGCGCAGGTACGGGCGAAGCGAATGGCGCCAACTGGGCCGAGATCCGCGATTTCGATCGCGCCAATCCGGCCCGCAGTCCTTTGCGCCTGCCCGCCTTGCAGCACGACGGTGGCGCGCACCAGAGCCCCGGCTCGACCTTCAAGGTGGTGACAGCCCTTGGCCTGGAGATGGCCGCGCGCAAGGATGCCCAGATGGACGCCATGCTGGGCGGGCTGCCGCTGGCGGCACTGAATGGCGTGGCGCGCCAGCGCGGTTTTGCCTTTGAAACCAGCGCCGCCAGCTATCCCGCCGCCGCCGCTTCGGCGCAGCGGGCCCGCATTACCAACTACCGCGAGCAAGGGCTGGACCGGCGCGCCCAGGAAGGCAAGCTGGGTCTGGCACAGGCCATGACGTACAGCCTGAATACCTGGTTTGCCTGGTCGGCCGAATTGAGCGACCGCAGCCTGTTCGGCCGTGCCGAGGGTGGTGCGCCGGATTTGCAGGCGCTGGAGCCGGGCGCGCTGGATGGCGTGCGTCCCATTGTCGCGGCGGCGCGCCTGCTCGGCTTCGAACAGCCTTTGCGGCTGGATGGCGGCCTGCTGCCGCCGGACTTCAACTGGCAGGCGTATGATGCCTTGCAGTCCACGCCTGCACATATGGATCCGATCCATACCCGGCACGAGCTGCGCCAGATGGCGATCGGCTTGCGCATGCAGGCCACGCCGCTGCAAATGGCGCTCGCTTCGGCCGCCGTGGGGCAGGGTCGGGTCGTCGTCCCGCGCCTGCTGCTGCAGCTGGACGGCAAGGAGGCGCGCAACGAGGCCGGCGCGCGCCTGGAGATGCGGCTGGACCGCATCCGCGCCGGCATGAAGGGCGTGGTGGAGCGCGGCACGGCCGCCACGGCGTTTGGTGGCGTCGCGCTGGCCGCGCTGAAGCCCGGACTGTATGGAAAAACCGGCACCGCACCGGTCACGGAACAGGAAGGGACGGTATGGTTTACCGGCTGGCTGGAGCCGGGCAGCCTGCCGAAACAGCAGCGAAGGTTGGCGTTCGCCGTCTTCGTCAGCCATTCGCCGGGCAGCGGCGGCGAGCATGCGGCGCCGGTGTTGGCTGCCATCCTGGCCAGCCTGGCGGACCAGAACGTGGAAAAGAGGGGGAAATAA
- a CDS encoding ribonuclease HI family protein: MTLSVSPPNPRRLAAAERARAEKLARQKTALDASPTAWRAWFDGSAHPNPGRIGIGGLLAGPAGERIEISRRAGHGSSGDAEYLALIALLETAVQMRVPELLVHGDSQVVIHDVLQQAANAKGLEAHRARATQLMGLLSQVALRWIPRHKNGEADRLSQQAAGLGD; encoded by the coding sequence ATGACCTTATCCGTATCACCACCCAATCCGCGCCGCTTGGCCGCCGCCGAACGCGCCCGCGCCGAAAAACTGGCGCGGCAAAAAACAGCACTGGATGCCTCCCCCACCGCCTGGCGCGCCTGGTTCGACGGTTCCGCCCATCCGAATCCGGGCCGCATCGGCATCGGCGGACTGCTGGCCGGCCCGGCCGGCGAACGCATCGAAATCAGCCGGCGCGCCGGCCATGGCAGCAGCGGCGATGCCGAATACCTGGCCCTGATCGCGCTGCTGGAAACCGCCGTGCAAATGCGGGTGCCGGAGCTGCTGGTGCATGGCGACAGCCAGGTCGTGATTCACGATGTGCTGCAGCAGGCCGCCAACGCCAAGGGATTGGAAGCGCACCGCGCGCGGGCCACGCAGCTGATGGGCCTCTTGTCGCAAGTGGCCCTGCGCTGGATACCGCGGCATAAGAACGGCGAAGCAGACCGCCTGTCGCAGCAGGCGGCCGGACTTGGCGACTGA
- a CDS encoding DAPG hydrolase family protein: MKPNHTAAQWDLPEIEQLLERRPVRLETGITRNAAGQLVVAVRTDMHGCKGRMLDWWFKYFETTQHIKWWHPHDHVEHRGWDSKWKKGESYIGASIHAVESLSDIPPVAAKLKFHAPEEAFAPDRLRLAYAQGDVAAAVYARIGFGDHIQLDENGDPQDGHMLHIATDTPFGCVLRSRFLLGLSADQPVDEVPDNLGLSLMRHCYTEFTYLSRFLPSLYYGEHANGEAVPLPW, translated from the coding sequence ATGAAACCGAATCACACTGCAGCACAATGGGATCTGCCCGAAATCGAACAACTGCTGGAGCGCCGGCCGGTGCGGCTGGAAACCGGCATCACGCGCAACGCGGCCGGCCAACTGGTGGTGGCGGTGCGCACCGATATGCACGGCTGCAAGGGCCGCATGCTGGATTGGTGGTTCAAGTATTTCGAGACGACCCAGCACATCAAATGGTGGCATCCGCATGATCATGTGGAGCACCGCGGCTGGGACAGCAAATGGAAGAAAGGGGAGAGCTATATCGGCGCTTCGATCCATGCCGTCGAATCGCTGTCCGATATTCCTCCGGTGGCGGCCAAGCTGAAATTCCACGCGCCGGAGGAGGCTTTCGCGCCGGACCGCCTGCGCCTGGCCTATGCCCAGGGCGATGTCGCGGCCGCCGTGTATGCCCGCATTGGCTTCGGCGACCATATCCAGCTCGACGAGAATGGCGACCCGCAGGACGGCCATATGCTGCACATCGCTACCGACACGCCCTTCGGTTGCGTGCTGCGCAGCCGCTTCCTGCTTGGCCTATCGGCCGACCAGCCGGTGGACGAGGTGCCCGATAATCTGGGTCTGAGCCTGATGCGTCATTGCTATACCGAGTTCACTTACCTGAGCCGCTTCCTGCCTTCGCTGTATTACGGCGAGCATGCGAATGGGGAAGCTGTGCCGCTGCCCTGGTAA
- a CDS encoding S9 family peptidase translates to MRLIHRAARLTALALLLQCAFAPMSSQAASVARSVQKTPKKYTIEQFMATTSITGASFSHDEKNILFSSNESGIFNVYSIPVGGGKPVALTKSTVDSHYAVSYFRHDDRILFTRDKGGDEQNHLFVRELDGTEKDLTPGEKLKAAFAGWSQDGNAFYVQSNERDPKYFDLYRYDAKTYERSLLYKTESSLRPVDVSRDGKWIALDKPNTTADSDIYLYNVASQETKHITPHQGTASYNTATFDPASSKLFFTSNDGGEFTSLRSYDLASGKVSEHEKAHWDVMGTDFSHNGRFRVTAINQDGTIVQRIVEGAQEKPLALPKLQGGEMRGATFSDSGNLLAFYLNGDRSPNNLFVYDLRSKKLNQLTQSLNKEIDANDLVEAEVVRFKSFDGVEIPSIFLKPKGASLTNKVPAVVFVHGGPGGQTRRGYNSLFQYLANKGYAVLGINNRGSSGYGKTFYTADDGKHGREPLWDCVEAKTNLASLGYIDPDRIGIMGGSYGGYMTLAALAFRPEAFKVGIDIFGVSNWVRTLESIPPYWEAQRKALYAEIGDPVKDKEFLIETSPLFHAKHIRKPLMVIQGKNDPRVIKPESDEIVEAVKKNQVPVEYVVFDDEGHGFSKKKNQIEANGKMVEFLDKYLKPGLPLAK, encoded by the coding sequence ATGCGCTTAATCCACCGTGCCGCGCGTCTGACTGCGCTGGCCTTGCTGTTGCAGTGTGCATTTGCCCCAATGAGTTCCCAGGCCGCCTCCGTGGCCCGCTCCGTTCAGAAGACTCCCAAGAAGTACACCATCGAGCAGTTCATGGCGACCACCTCGATCACGGGTGCGAGTTTCAGCCACGATGAAAAGAACATCCTTTTCAGCAGCAACGAAAGCGGTATCTTCAACGTCTATTCGATTCCCGTGGGCGGCGGCAAGCCGGTGGCGCTGACCAAGTCCACCGTGGACAGCCATTACGCGGTGAGCTATTTCCGCCACGACGACCGCATCCTGTTCACGCGCGACAAGGGTGGCGATGAGCAGAACCACCTGTTCGTGCGCGAGCTGGATGGCACGGAAAAAGACCTGACGCCGGGCGAGAAGCTGAAAGCGGCCTTCGCCGGCTGGTCGCAGGACGGCAATGCCTTCTATGTGCAGAGCAATGAGCGCGATCCCAAATACTTCGACCTGTACCGCTACGACGCCAAGACGTATGAGCGCAGCCTGCTGTACAAAACCGAGAGCAGCCTGCGGCCGGTGGATGTGAGCCGCGACGGTAAATGGATCGCGCTGGACAAGCCGAATACCACGGCCGACAGCGACATCTATCTGTACAACGTCGCCAGCCAGGAGACGAAGCACATTACGCCGCACCAGGGCACGGCCAGCTATAACACTGCCACCTTCGATCCGGCGTCGAGCAAGCTGTTTTTCACTTCGAACGATGGCGGCGAATTCACTTCGCTGCGCAGCTACGACCTGGCCAGCGGCAAGGTGAGCGAGCATGAGAAAGCGCACTGGGACGTGATGGGCACCGATTTCTCGCACAATGGCCGCTTCCGCGTCACCGCCATCAACCAGGACGGCACCATCGTGCAGCGCATCGTCGAAGGGGCGCAGGAAAAGCCGCTGGCCCTGCCCAAGCTGCAAGGCGGCGAAATGCGCGGCGCGACCTTCTCGGACAGCGGCAATCTGCTGGCCTTTTACCTCAATGGCGACCGCTCGCCCAATAATCTCTTCGTCTACGACCTGCGTTCGAAAAAGCTGAACCAGCTGACGCAAAGCCTGAACAAGGAAATCGACGCGAATGATCTGGTGGAAGCGGAAGTAGTGCGCTTCAAGTCCTTCGACGGCGTGGAAATTCCATCGATCTTCCTCAAACCGAAAGGCGCTTCGCTGACGAACAAGGTGCCGGCCGTGGTGTTCGTGCATGGCGGCCCTGGCGGGCAGACGCGGCGCGGTTACAACTCGCTGTTCCAGTACCTGGCCAATAAGGGCTATGCGGTTCTCGGCATTAACAATCGCGGCAGCAGCGGCTACGGCAAGACTTTCTACACCGCCGACGACGGCAAGCATGGCCGCGAGCCGCTGTGGGATTGCGTGGAGGCGAAAACCAATCTGGCCAGCCTGGGCTACATCGACCCGGACCGCATTGGCATCATGGGCGGCAGCTACGGCGGCTATATGACGCTGGCGGCGCTGGCCTTCCGTCCCGAGGCCTTCAAGGTCGGCATCGATATTTTCGGCGTCAGCAACTGGGTGCGCACGCTGGAATCGATTCCGCCTTACTGGGAAGCGCAGCGCAAAGCCCTGTATGCGGAAATCGGCGATCCGGTGAAGGACAAGGAGTTCCTGATCGAGACGTCGCCGCTGTTCCATGCCAAGCATATCCGCAAGCCGCTGATGGTCATCCAGGGCAAGAACGATCCGCGCGTGATCAAGCCGGAGAGCGACGAGATCGTGGAGGCGGTGAAGAAGAACCAGGTGCCGGTCGAATACGTGGTCTTCGATGATGAAGGCCACGGCTTCAGCAAGAAGAAGAATCAGATCGAGGCGAATGGCAAAATGGTCGAATTCCTCGACAAGTACCTGAAGCCGGGACTGCCGCTGGCGAAGTAA